CTCTTCCCTTTTCGAGACTCTCAAAAAGTGCTTCCTCGGCTGCTCTCGCTTTGGAAGTCTCCAAATTGGAGAGAAGCGTTTCCAGTTCCGGATGTGTCGGCTCGATGGTTTTAATCATCTCGATATATTCGGCTGACTTGTCAAAATTATTTTTTTTCATCTCCAAAGATGCCAGTCCGACGAGTGCTGTTACCTCTTTAGGTTTTGCTTTAAGTACTTCGTTTAAGTACTGATATGCCAGATCTTCATCTTTTCCAAGCCAGACCGATACGATTCCTCTTTGTAATTTCAACTCGAGATCTGTTGGATCTTTCGCAATACAGAAGTCAAGCTGATCCAAGGCTGTGTAATTATCCTGATAGTCAACAGCAATTCTTGCATATATCTTTCTCAGTTTACAGTCAGGAGAATCAGGATTTGCTTCGAAGTAAGCTTTCAGCAGGTTAAAAGCTTCTTCATTCCTCTCAAGATTACTAAGCAATCCCACCATCTCTGTGAGAGCCTTGATGTCGTTTGGATTTTTTTGAAGCAGTTTTTCAAGTTCTAAAATCCGTTTTGTATAACTTTCAACTCTTACGGCTTTAACTTTTTCATATAAAGCCATCCATTTTTTATCTTCTTTATACTTTTCCTGAAGAATGATGAGTTGCTGCCATGCCTCTTCCCATCTCTTATAAACAATCAGTTCATCAATAAGAAGAAAACGGGTTTTATCATCTTTTGGATTGTTTCTGAGTATCCTGTAATATTTATCAATGGCAAACTCCGGTGGAGGTGGAGGTGGCTTCTGATTTTTCTGCTCCCAGGTTCCGGTTGTGTCTTTGTAAAGATTTGTAAAGTATTTACCGAGTACCTGATCAAGTCCATCCTGAGCTTCTTTAAAGTAGGGTCTCAGTTTTAAGGCGGTTTCGAATGCAACTTTTGCTTCCTCGCTCTTTCCCAGCCAGTAAAGAATGTAGCCGTAACGGCTCCACAGTCTGTGATCATTAGGGAATTTTTTCACGAATCTTGCAAGGATGGGCTCTGCTTTTGCATACTTTTTAAGATAACTCAAAACCTCGGTGTATCTGATAACTTCATCAGAGGAAGGTTCTTCCAGTTCGAGATATTTGTCGTACCATTCTTCACTCTGAACCCAGTTAAACATCAGTTTATAACACTTTGCGATCTCAAGATAGTTTTTCGGATTCTTTGGATTGATGGCTATTTCACGCTGATATCCCTTTATAAGAGCGTTTAAATCACTGTTAAGCTTCTGGTTTACCCTGGCAAGATCATTCTGATATTCGTTGTTACCAGGAGCAAGCTTGGCAGCAATTCTGTAGTCATTTTGAGCGTTTACAAGCTGATTACGCTTCTCATAGCATTTCCCCCTAAGATTGTATCCGTCAGGTTTTGAAGGAAATGCGCCCACATATTTATTCAATAAATCGATAGCTTCCCCGTACTTGCCTCCATTCATCATGGTTATGGCATCATTTTTATACTTCTCAGGATTTCCCTGCGGATGTGCCAATGAGATAAAAGCAAGAAAAAACAGTGCTGTAAAAATCAGGATACGGGGATTTCTCATGCAAAAGCCTATAAAACTTCTCTTAAAATTGCGTCTGCATTCTCAGTGGATGCGTTTGATACATACGAATAGGAGTAGATCAAACCAAAAGCACGCTGGATAAAATTCGGGTCGTTGGACTGAAGATTTGCTCTTAATTTTGCAATCAGTACACTAAGAGCTCTTTCGTCAGCCTTGCTTAAGAGGACAAGTATCGTGAATCCGTCAATACACAATTTCTCTTTTAATGTCAAGGATAACCTGACAGCATTCCCAAACTGGTTCATCGAAACTATTCCGGCAGCCTCTGCCTGAGGATCGAGTTTAAGAGCAATCAAAGTGAACGGCTGTCCAGTACTTTTATAGAGTGCAACCTGGTTATTTAAAATCAGATTAAACTCCTCCTTGCTGTACTGATTAGTATGAGTCATGGGAACCTGAACCACTTCCACTTCAATTATAGGACGGTATTTCGGAGGAATATTAGCTGATACCTGAGGCGGTGCCGCTGCGTTCACTGCATTACCGTGCGGAGCTACCGGATAAGCCTGGGCAGTAGGAATTACAGACTGCTGAAAACCCTGACCTTGTGAGGGATTCAACATCTCAGATCTGGTGCCGGTAGTCGACTCGAAAACCACTCCCTTGTAAGGTTCAAACGAGAATGGTGTGGTAAACTGACCCTCAGTATGTCCGATGTTTGGGGTAATAGTGGCTTTTCCGCCCTGTCCCCTGCTTCCCTCACCTTTTTGAAGATAAATAATTGCAGTAGTGTACTGAACAATATTATCAACAATATTTTGAGCGAATGGCGTTGCCGGTTCACCAAGAATATATAAACTTGTTACATTTTTATCTTCTATACTTTCAATAGTACGGAGAAACGCCTGCTGAAGCAGGGTTATGTTTTCAAATCCAACAAAATAAGTCAACTCATCGAAGACGAGCCGTGCCGGTTGATATTGTTCAACGACATTGACGATATCATTCAGATATTCAACAAGATAGTTGTCGGGGTTGCCAGACTCGTAAACATCAAGAGGTGGGGTCACCTTTACAACGATAAGTTCACCGTTATCCATATGAGTTTGCAAATCAAAATCAACTGAAGCAGCAAGGATCATCAAATCCTTTGGACGCATGCTCGTAAAATAGAGACATACCTCTTTTTGCTCGATACCTGCCATGGCGTACTGAAGACCGAGAGTAGTTCTTCCTGATTTGCGGGGACCTATGAGAACATAAGTTCCACCACGGTAAAAACCACCCCAGGACTCATCAACTATTGAGATGCCGGTGTTTATAAGATTTATTTTTCCGTTTGCCATATCTTCTTTGCTTTTTGTTGTCGTGGATAATTAGCAATAATCATGCCAACCCATACTTGTTCGAAAACGGCGATAATAACGCATTTTCAAAACATTTCTGTAAACTTTTACTCGATTAATTCTCATTATGAGACACTTTTACATAGTGTATCATTATGAGACAATTATTTATAAAAATGAGAAAAAACGAATACTGCTGTAGCGTTCGTCACAATTGTTGGTTCGTTTGTGATATAATCCTGCCTGTCGTCATAATATTTTACTTCCGGCGAATTGAATTTGTCGTAAGTTGAATTCGTCCGTTGTATATTATAACCCTTCAAAATTTCCGCCGGAACCGGTCCTGCCGCTACCGCACCGGGAAGATAACCTTTATTAAAATAGCCGACCTGTGAATGAAAATTTCGTGTGAATCTGCTACCGATGTTGTAAATAAATGATACACCCCATGGATTTTTGCCGAGAACATAATCCCTTTGATAGCTTGCCACGGAATCGTATAATGAAGATTTCGTCAGATCTCTAAAAAGTATGGATTGCATCGCAATTCCGAGAAGCGTATGTGTAGTTCCCCACGAGAATGAAGTACCCTCTCCAAAAGGAGTTTTTTTCCGGGTGTCATTAAAGGCTGAAAGATTGTTTTCGATGTACTGTTTCATATTTGACGAATATTTTGCCACTCTGTACTGTGCCAGGGAATTAATATTCCCCCAGCTCCACCAGTAGTCTGAATCTGCTTTTTTAGCGAGGGTTTTAGCCTCTTCAAGATAAGAGGCGATACCTGTGGAAATGTACATCTCAATTGCTCCCAATGCAAGTTTTCCCTCATACTTGCTGTCCTGATACAACCCTATCGGATTGGTATCCACATCAGGTGCACTGTTTCTCAAAGCAAAAATATTGTTTGCGGCCTTCATCAGCTTATCGGAGAAAGCAGCATCCTGAAAACGGGTCTTCCAGATTCTGCTTCCCATTGCAAGTGCTGCCGTATAGATACCTATGAGATTTTTACCCATTCCGGCAAAAGCGGGTCTGTCAAATTTGAGGGTATCATTCTCAGGCATCCGCCAGCCGACAGTCTGATCTCTTTTGTCCTGTACCTGAATAATCAGGTTGTTCGGTTTATAATTCATACGAAGCAACAGATCAAGTCCGACTCTTGCCTCTTCAAGAACATCGGGAGCTCCATCCTTATTCTTGTCAAATTCCATTTTTTTGGAATTGAACTCGTATGCAAAAAGGAGCATGTAGGTTGAAAATGCAGTTGTATTCAGAAATTTTGTAAAATCGCCCGCATCATGCCAACCTCCTGTTACATCAGTCTTCCCTGCCCTGTCATCACCGACAACATTTGGAGAATCGTAAAGGTGACATACTTTATGCAAATAAGGACCTGTGGGTCCGCACCTTTGGACTTTAAAAAACAGCAGGAGAGAATCAACTATTGTATTATAGATACCCTCTCCAATCTTGAAATTGGAAGAACGGCTCCCATCCACATCAATAACGAAGGTGCCTTCCGAACCAAAACCGGTAAAATCAATTACATGGCAGAAATTGAACCCGCCCCACCCTGCAATGCTCGGTTGTATCCGGCTCTCAAAGACATCTTTTCCGGACTTCACATCTTTAATGTAGAATTTAACGCCACCCATGTCCTTTTTTGAAAGCACAACGGCAGTTTTTACATCAAGCCTCCTGAATCCGACCTGATTGACCCTCACAAAGACATCTGATGCAAAGTCTCCCCTGTCATCAGTAACCACCGGGATAAGTTTGACATTATCGTCAGCTTTGTTGGTTGAGGAAAAGAAACAGGATGAAAACAAAAGTCCTGCAAGGAAAATAAAAATGGTTTTTCTGCTCATGTATTACCGCTCTGAAGATTATCCTTTTTTTCAAGCTGATTGAAATCACTGCCAAAAAATTTATCAAACACAGGAAGGCTTATTGCAAATCCTGCCTTGTCCGTTTGGAAATGGTGTTTCATATGATGATTTTTAATCGCCAGCCAGAATTTATTCTTCATCCTGAAATGATGGATTGCATAGTGTGTCATATCGTAAAGCAGGTACCCCCCGACATATCCCGTATAAAAGGGATAAAAATAAACCTCGCCTAAGAGTGCCATAAAGACGAAATAGAACAATATCGCCAATGGAATACTGACAGAAGGAGGTAAAACCAGTCGCAAAGGGTCAGAGGGATAGTCGTGATGCACACCATGGATAAGGAAATGGATCTTTTTCCCAAACTCAGACTGAAATTCGAAATGGAAAAGGAACCTGTGAATGGTATACTCTGAAATCTCCCATGCAATAAAACCTGCTGTTACGAGCAAAAATATCGTCAACGCTGTTAAGCCGGTGAGCGTCGCCTGATAAAACAGGAATGCAATCACCGGAACAAAAATAATCACCGGAATGGAAGGGTGCACCTTTGAAAAAAATTCGAGAATGTCATTCTCGAACATTCTGGGTGTTTCCTTTTTATTTGAAATGAAGTTTTTAGACAACTAATCTCTCCACCGTTAATTAAAAAGGTCTTCCACTTTAATTATTTCCACATTTTCAGGTTTGATTTTTATCTGAAATTCAGAAATAAATTTATCTTCTTTCAAAACACTCTCCGGTTTTGGAGTCTGGTAAACTATCGGTGATGGTGTGTTCTTTACAAGTTTATCTTTAAGGTCACTCGCATTTTCTGTTACGAACACCACTACCATATTTTCAAGACTAAAATACTTCCTGATTGCCGAATTAACTGCGTCAATCGTCACACCTGACATCATTTCTCTGAATTTTTGCAGATGGCCCGGTTCTTTGATACCATAATATTTGTCATCGAGCGCATATCCGAGTCGCATATCGGTATTGGGAGCATAATGTAATACATACTTCTGCAGAAATTTACGAGTCATCTCAAAATCATCTTTTCCGATACCGTTCTTCGCAAGAAGATCAAACTCACGCATTGCTGCTCTAAAGGCAAAATGTTTTGTTTCATTCGGAACCGGTCTGATCCACATCTCAAACAGATGCTTTTTTAGAGGAACATTCACCGGTGGTTTCGAAAGTCTTCCACCATTCGGATAGTATTCGATGTAACTGTAATCACCATAGTTCAATCCCCGAGCTTCCCGAATCACCTGATAAAGATGTGAACTTGAATTTCTGTGTTCACCAAGCCATGAATTTGCCAGGGCTAATGGATACCACTCCGGATTACTCCGTAACAGATCAATCGGATAACCCATGGATATTGCTGTTGCATTGGTCTTTTTTTCGACAATCACAACTTTTAACCCTGAAACCTGACCGGGATTGATTTGAACACCGGGATTATTCAATCCATCGGGTAGTTTTTGCAGATTAACCCAGAGATTCTGTACGATACGGTCGTCGAATCCTCCTCCTACACCAAGTATGAAGTTCTCCTTGTTGAAATATTTTTTATAAAACCATTTTACATCATCAAGGGTAATGTTTTTCAAACTTCCGATTGTCCCGGTAGTCAAGTGACCGTATGGAGTGCCCTGAAAGATTTTGTTGTAGAGCACCGCTTTACCGAGCTCTTCATCACTCGAATATCTCAAAGTGGTTGAAAGATAACTGATTGCCTCATCTTTCACCCTCTGAAAATCTTCTTCTCTGAATCCGGGATCAAGGAGTTGTTCAGTGAAAAGTGTAAGGTACTCCTCAAGATTATCAAGATGTACCGACCCGGAATATACAAGATTCTCTTTTGAAACAGATGCCGAATAACCCGCAGCCAGCGGATAAAGTTTTTCCAAAATCTGGGAATAAGTAAGTTTGGAAGTGCCTCCTTCATTTAGTAAGGCAGCGGTGAGAGCAGCAAGCCCTTCTTTTCCTTTAGGATCATCCTTGGAACCTGCGTTAAACCAGATTCTGAATGTTACTACCGGTTCCTGGGTTTTTAACAATACAATTCTGTTTTTATCCATTGAGTTTACGCTCGTTACGAGTATCAGTAAAAATAAAAAGCCGGTGTATTTAAGTGTTTGGTTCATCATGTCAATTTCCTGTAAGAATTACTTGGTTCCTGCTCTCTTTAACAAAATACTTTTTGACGGCATTTTGAATATCCTGAGGAGTTATGTCCATCATCTGGGTGTAAAATTCATCAAGTATTTCGATATCTCCCGAAAGCGTAATAAACATCGGCAGAACTGAGGCGACCGCCTCGGGACTGTCTAGACCCATGAGGAACTGGTATTTCATCCTCTTCTTCAATTTGTCCAACTGTTCCTTTGAGACCAGATTGTTTTTGTAATAATCAATCGTTTTTTCGATTTCCTGGTTAACATAATCCAGATCTTTCTCCGCTTTAACTCTCGAATAGATCATAAATGGAAACGGATCCCTTCTGGTCTGAGCTCCACCGGCAATAAACTGGACTTTTTGTTCGTCAAGCACGAGTTTTTTGTACAATTCACTCGTCTCTCCAAAGGCAATATCCGCAAACGGGATCATCGACATATAACCTTTGTTAAAAACATTAAATCCATCATACTTGTATCCGATTGCCAGAAGAGGAAGAGTTTTACCGTCATATTTAATTTTTGCTTCCCTCGGCGCTGTTTGCTTTGGCTCCATTTCAATTTTTGGAGGAGTATAGCCTGTTTTCCATGATGAATAATATTTTTCGACCATTCCCGTCACACTCGCTACATCAAAGTCACCTGTAATAACGAGAACACAATTTTCGGGTCTGTAGTAACGATTGTAAAAAGAGAGACTGTATTCATACTGGTTTGGCATCTCTTTTATGTCAGCTTCAAATCCGATAGTCGTATGCTTATAAGTGTGTTTGTCAAAAGCCATATCCTGAAATTTTTCAAAAAGCACTGAAAACGGATTTGTGACACTTTTTCTGTATTCACCGTAAACAGCACCTGCTTCCGTCATAAACTGGTCTTTTTTATAATTCAGATTTTGGAAACGGTCGGATTCCAGATCCATGACCTTATCCAGGTCTTCTGCAGCAAAATTCAAATGGTAAACCGTAAGGTCATCATCTGTATAGGCATTTGCATCGGCACCGATGGAAGTGGTAACCGAGTCGTAAAGCGGATACTTGTTAGTACCGCGAAACATCATGTGCTCAAAAAAGTGGGCAAATCCGCTTTTTCCGGGTTCCCACTCGTCACGGCTTCCCGTTCTGACGACGGTATAGTATGAAACCAGACCGCTTCCCGGCATCGGGATAAGAAGGGCTTTAAATCCGTTTTGAAGTGTAACCCTGTGAACTTTGTAAGGGAAAACACCACCGGCAAATATTTCAGTAGCTGTCATGATAATTAATAGCAGGATAATTTTAGTTATTGAATAACCGGGTTTCATTAAGATGTCTCCGTTAATTAAATTTTTTCTATTCCAATTCCTGGTAACGATGAAAGAGTAACCTTTCCATCCGTTATTGTAGTTCCTTTATAAATATCATTGCTGATGAGAAGTGCTCCATCAAGATCAGCCCATAACGCCATCGGTGAAAGCTGTGCTGCGGCTGAAATGGCGCATGAAGTCTCGGTCATACAACCTATCATCACTTTTAAACCCAATCCATCAGCAAGACTTACCATCTTGTTGGCTGTTCTCATTCCGCCACATTTCATCAGTTTGATGTTGATACCTGAGTAAACTCCCTTAGCCTTTAGAACATCCGCAAGCCCCTGAACCGCTTCATCGCCTATGGTTGGCAGAGGGCTGTTTTGGGTAAGCCATGCGTTATCGTCAAGATTCTTTTTGTCCATCGGCTGTTCGACAAAAACAACACCTTTTTCTTTGAGCCAATGAATCATGTCCAGAGCCGCCTGTTTGTCCTTCCAACCCTGATTAACATCGACACAAATCGGTTTATCGGTAACCGAGCGAATGGTTTCAATCATCTCTTTATCCGTATCACGACCGAGTTTTACCTTAAGTATTTTGTACTCGGCAGCTTCCCGTACTTTCTCTTTTACCACTTCCGGTTTGTCTATTCCTATTGTAAAACTTGTATTAGGAGTTTTGGCAGGATCGTAACCCCAGATTTTATACCAGGGCTGTCCGATCAATTTACCGACCAGATCATGCAAGGCTATGTCAACCGAGGCTTTTGCAGCGTAGTTCCCTGTATCCACAGTATCGATGTAATCTACTATCTCTTCCAGTTTGAAAGGGTCACTGAATTGATCAAGTTTCACTTTTGAAAGAAAAGCAGTTGCCGTCTCGTGACTTTCACCCAAATAGGGTGGCATTGAGGCTTCACCGTAACCCGTAACATCTCCAAACTGAATTTCAGTAAGCATTACTGGAGTGGTGGTTCTTGAACTCGTTGCAAGAGTAAAAACATGTTTTAGTTCAAGGGTATAAGGTCTGAAACTTAACTTTAGTTTATTGCTGTTCATTTTATTTATTGCGAATTTTGTTATTGAGGCTCCATTTCCTGCCACTACCGCAGCTCCTGCCAGTAACGAAGCTTTTTTTATAAAATCTCTTCTGGAATCCATTATCGTCTCATTTGATATAGTCTGAAACCGAAATCTTTTTAATTCCGGGTGAATCAACCTTGGTCAAAATCCTTCTTGCCGAGACAAGCATCCCGGTTCTGTAAGCGCTAAAGATCGGGCTTGCGGAGTCAAAACTGTTAATACCCACCATCCCGGCTGCATGGATAAATTCTTTGTTCCCCATGTAAATGCCAACATGAGTAATTCGCTGTTTTTTCCCCTCCTCGGGTTTAGGACCAAAGAAGAGCAAATCCCCTCTTTTCAGGTTATCATATCCTTTTGAAACATCGACCTCCTCACCATACAGACACTGTTGAGAGGCATCCCTGGCAAGCATGATTCCATTCAGGAAATACACCGTTTTGGTAAATCCGCTGCAATCCATTCCTTTTGGGGAAGTACCGCCCCAGAGATAAGGCACTCCCAGGAATTTTTTAGCGGTTTTGATTATTGCGTTTGAATCGGGATTTTGTCCCTTGATCCATTTTTTAAGCGGTGAAGCCGATTTTTTGGATACAAAACCTTCTCTGCCATCCGGAAGTGTCACTTTATAACCGTTTTTGCCGGTCGATTTAACCTGCAGGATACCCCCTGCTGTAATGTCCGATATTGTACCGCCTTTTGCATTCTCATCTTCATAAACAAAACCATAAACATCTGTGAAGATTACCTTGTCGGCTCTGTACCAGCCTTCCATCTCTTTTTTGGTGAACGATTGAACTCCGGCATCATCAACCCAGCCAATATATCCTTCAGGATTCTGAACCAAAAACCAATTGTCATCATCCTCTTTCAAAATAGTGACAGGAGTTCCCATCAAAGCCTGAGTAACAAGTTCCGCAGGATGAGAAGGTTTCGATCTGATGTTCGCTACTGAAAGTGTGACCACCCCATATTCATAACCTTTTAGGGATTTTGAAGGGAGCCTTTCAACGATATCGTTGATTGTGTAGTTATATAGCATCTTCTTCATATCTTCGAGTGCTGCCGGTACGGTAGTCTCGCCGGAGACAGTAAGGATGTTACGCGGCATATCCAAATCAAATTTAAGATCCAGAATAGCCGTCCGCTTATCCGGGGCATATTTTTCAGTAATGACCATATATACACCATCTATCTGCGATATGGTGGCAACTTGTGCTGACATTCCGGTTCCTAAAATTAAGATCAGACATAAAACAACTGCAATATTTTTCATAAACCTTCTAAAAATTAAAATTCAAAATAGATAGGAGGAACCATTTCAGCCATCATTATCTGAGAAGCCAGATAGATTACGAATCCAAGAACAAGTCCCTGTGCCCAGAATGGCAAATTCATAAGCCCCGTTTTTATCTTCTCTTTTGCTCCTTCAGGGAAAAAGATGATAATGAGTCCAATCACAAAAAAGATGAGCACTCCCGGGAATCCACCATAGAACTGAGTAAAAACCACAGCGTGCAGGTTCTCTGTAATCTGTGTGTAGATCATTGGAATTTTGTCTAATGAATCAACTCTGAAGAATATCCAGGTAATGGTGATGATATTGAAAGTGATGAAACCTCTAACAAAATTCAATACTCTTCCCCCTTCCTTCACACCAGCTTTCATCAATCCTTTTGCCCGGAGTTTTTTCGTCAGCACTGAATATCCCATTATGATGCCATGAACGGTACCCCAGATGATAAAACCCCAGGTGGCTCCGTGCCAAAGTCCGCAGACGGCAAATGTTACAATCAGCGCTATTGCATTCCCGTATTGCTTCATGTTCCTTAACCCCATTTGCATCGGGGTAAAAAGATAATCAAGCAGCCACCTCGAAAGAGAGATATGCCAGCGTCTCCAGAAATCGGCAACACTTGTGGCTTTATATGGTGAATTGAAGTTGTCGATAATTTTGTATCCGAACAGCAAAGCCATCCCCACAGCCATGTCAGAATAACCCGAAAAATCGAAATAAATCTGAATCGAATAGCCATATATGGCGAGTATATTCTCTGCGCCGGTGAATCTTAGAGGATCCTCAAAGACTCTTGTGATAAAATTCAAGGATATATAGTCGGCAATAATCAGCTTTTTGATTATTCCCGAAGCAAGATAAAATACTGCCAGTCCGGTTGTCGTTTTCCCTTCCGGAGAAGTGAGGAGGTCCTGTTTAATCTGTGGAATAAACTCATCCGCCCTGTCGATAGGACCTGCCTGAATGTTCCCGAAAAAGGCAACATACAGCATAAAATCATCGAGACGGGGCAATTCCTCATATTTTTCGTAATAAATATCGAAAAGAAAGCTTAATACCTTGAATATGTAAAATGAGATACCGATTGGAAGCATGATATCGAGTGCTGTAAATTCTGTCTCCTGAAGAGTTGCAATTTGACTGAGCACAAAATTTGTGTACTTGAAGTATGCAAGTAATCCGACATTCAGGATCACCATTCCCCAAAGTACATACCTTCGCTTGTCTGTATCAGCAATTCCGAAGAGTATCTTTCCAAAATAATAGTTTACAACCCCGACGCCCAACAGGAGGATGAGGAATAAACCGCCAATTTTGTAGTAGATAAACGCCGAGAACAACAGTAGAAATGTAGCTCTTAATCTCTGATTCGGGTAAATTGCATGATAAACAAGAAGTCCCAAAGCAAGAAAGAACATAAAAGTAAGCGTACCAAACTGAAGCGGATTGTCCGGACTGTAAACGAACAGCCCCGCCAGTTTGGAAAAATCGATGACAGAATTCAATACAGTACCTTTTTACGAAATTTTGGAATCGACAAGTCTCTGAAGGTCACCCAGATTTTTGCATTTAAGAACTTCAATGTGCTTCAGTCTTATCTTGTATTCTTTCTCAATCGAAAGGATCACATTGGCATGACTAAGTGAATCCCAACCGGGTACAGTATTTGCTTTAGTCTCATCCTGAATGTCGTAATCTTCGAGTTCAAGTTGTTTAAGTATAGTATTCTTTAGTCTCTCTGATATCATTATGGTTCTTTCTGTCTAATGTTTGTTCAATTCTTTCATTTCGGCGATTCTCTCTTTGTTGGCTTTTCTGCTCGGTTTACCGGCAGAACTTTTAATCAGCCATCTTGGAGGTACAAGATATACATGCGTGATCGTAAGATCAACCGAAGTCCCTTTCTCCTTCACACGCTGAATCAGTCGTTTTTTCTCTTTCTCGTCAGTTAGTGGAGTTTCGGCAACAACGCTGATTTCCTCCGTGCCGAGTTCCACATTATCTTCGCCGAATGCAATTACCCTGCCCGGGATGATGTCGCTTACCACTCCAATGGCATCTTCGACATCTTCGGGATAAATGTTTTTACCGGCGACAATAATTATGTCTTTTTTACGGCCAATTACGAAGAGTTCATCATTCTGTTTAAAGCCGTAATCTCCGCTGTGATACCAGCGATCCTTGAGAACTTCAGCAGTTTTTTCAGGGTAGTTTCTGTAGCCGTCGAACATAGAAACCGATGTGATGATTATCTCGCCAACTCCATGTTCAGGAAGCTCATTACCTTTCTCATCAACAATCCTTACTTCACATCCTTTTATTACCTTTCCGGAAGAAACGCAGATTCTTGATGTTTTCCCCGGAATTGGTGGAGTGACCACTCCCTGAGCAAGGCTTTCACGATCCACTTCGATGGTGGTAATCGGTTTACCCGGTTCTGTTTGTGTTGCGGCA
This region of Bacteroidota bacterium genomic DNA includes:
- a CDS encoding tetratricopeptide repeat protein, with protein sequence MRNPRILIFTALFFLAFISLAHPQGNPEKYKNDAITMMNGGKYGEAIDLLNKYVGAFPSKPDGYNLRGKCYEKRNQLVNAQNDYRIAAKLAPGNNEYQNDLARVNQKLNSDLNALIKGYQREIAINPKNPKNYLEIAKCYKLMFNWVQSEEWYDKYLELEEPSSDEVIRYTEVLSYLKKYAKAEPILARFVKKFPNDHRLWSRYGYILYWLGKSEEAKVAFETALKLRPYFKEAQDGLDQVLGKYFTNLYKDTTGTWEQKNQKPPPPPPEFAIDKYYRILRNNPKDDKTRFLLIDELIVYKRWEEAWQQLIILQEKYKEDKKWMALYEKVKAVRVESYTKRILELEKLLQKNPNDIKALTEMVGLLSNLERNEEAFNLLKAYFEANPDSPDCKLRKIYARIAVDYQDNYTALDQLDFCIAKDPTDLELKLQRGIVSVWLGKDEDLAYQYLNEVLKAKPKEVTALVGLASLEMKKNNFDKSAEYIEMIKTIEPTHPELETLLSNLETSKARAAEEALFESLEKGREMIRAGDCTGALTVYDDFLSKHEGNRTVLKEYADINSCLKNYDRAIQIYDSLLTGEYDYLIDLERAKVFFFKGDYTKSITEFERLVKEDNADFAVKLFLGDAYAQTQEYGRARDIYDSLLVGNTDTTQIALINQRIGWLPVTGLGALLGSFPQYILLNPFISYFGDNTDFSYLNYGIASDMGITSFLSLGLQGSLGRLASPYTKVELNTWKGSLFIRPFEPFLIGLSYGEQSFLSPKKKYPLYEAFIRANVEKEYHAQITYIQQEAATMLYSAALVYPFGALRDRLRVEMIKGEGWYNLPSKYRVSGAYTYLMISDGNRGANTELRVGRYFYPELLAGYEFYSTIYARKSIFYYSPQSFLSHSLFADWNFYKDDQLDLSAGGRFGYIPESSYWLREFYFQGSYNILSNLRINGRAQIGSTSRETTGYSSRSFSASLFWML
- a CDS encoding glycoside hydrolase family 9 protein is translated as MSRKTIFIFLAGLLFSSCFFSSTNKADDNVKLIPVVTDDRGDFASDVFVRVNQVGFRRLDVKTAVVLSKKDMGGVKFYIKDVKSGKDVFESRIQPSIAGWGGFNFCHVIDFTGFGSEGTFVIDVDGSRSSNFKIGEGIYNTIVDSLLLFFKVQRCGPTGPYLHKVCHLYDSPNVVGDDRAGKTDVTGGWHDAGDFTKFLNTTAFSTYMLLFAYEFNSKKMEFDKNKDGAPDVLEEARVGLDLLLRMNYKPNNLIIQVQDKRDQTVGWRMPENDTLKFDRPAFAGMGKNLIGIYTAALAMGSRIWKTRFQDAAFSDKLMKAANNIFALRNSAPDVDTNPIGLYQDSKYEGKLALGAIEMYISTGIASYLEEAKTLAKKADSDYWWSWGNINSLAQYRVAKYSSNMKQYIENNLSAFNDTRKKTPFGEGTSFSWGTTHTLLGIAMQSILFRDLTKSSLYDSVASYQRDYVLGKNPWGVSFIYNIGSRFTRNFHSQVGYFNKGYLPGAVAAGPVPAEILKGYNIQRTNSTYDKFNSPEVKYYDDRQDYITNEPTIVTNATAVFVFSHFYK
- a CDS encoding insulinase family protein, coding for MKPGYSITKIILLLIIMTATEIFAGGVFPYKVHRVTLQNGFKALLIPMPGSGLVSYYTVVRTGSRDEWEPGKSGFAHFFEHMMFRGTNKYPLYDSVTTSIGADANAYTDDDLTVYHLNFAAEDLDKVMDLESDRFQNLNYKKDQFMTEAGAVYGEYRKSVTNPFSVLFEKFQDMAFDKHTYKHTTIGFEADIKEMPNQYEYSLSFYNRYYRPENCVLVITGDFDVASVTGMVEKYYSSWKTGYTPPKIEMEPKQTAPREAKIKYDGKTLPLLAIGYKYDGFNVFNKGYMSMIPFADIAFGETSELYKKLVLDEQKVQFIAGGAQTRRDPFPFMIYSRVKAEKDLDYVNQEIEKTIDYYKNNLVSKEQLDKLKKRMKYQFLMGLDSPEAVASVLPMFITLSGDIEILDEFYTQMMDITPQDIQNAVKKYFVKESRNQVILTGN
- a CDS encoding insulinase family protein; amino-acid sequence: MMNQTLKYTGFLFLLILVTSVNSMDKNRIVLLKTQEPVVTFRIWFNAGSKDDPKGKEGLAALTAALLNEGGTSKLTYSQILEKLYPLAAGYSASVSKENLVYSGSVHLDNLEEYLTLFTEQLLDPGFREEDFQRVKDEAISYLSTTLRYSSDEELGKAVLYNKIFQGTPYGHLTTGTIGSLKNITLDDVKWFYKKYFNKENFILGVGGGFDDRIVQNLWVNLQKLPDGLNNPGVQINPGQVSGLKVVIVEKKTNATAISMGYPIDLLRSNPEWYPLALANSWLGEHRNSSSHLYQVIREARGLNYGDYSYIEYYPNGGRLSKPPVNVPLKKHLFEMWIRPVPNETKHFAFRAAMREFDLLAKNGIGKDDFEMTRKFLQKYVLHYAPNTDMRLGYALDDKYYGIKEPGHLQKFREMMSGVTIDAVNSAIRKYFSLENMVVVFVTENASDLKDKLVKNTPSPIVYQTPKPESVLKEDKFISEFQIKIKPENVEIIKVEDLFN
- a CDS encoding sterol desaturase family protein; amino-acid sequence: MFENDILEFFSKVHPSIPVIIFVPVIAFLFYQATLTGLTALTIFLLVTAGFIAWEISEYTIHRFLFHFEFQSEFGKKIHFLIHGVHHDYPSDPLRLVLPPSVSIPLAILFYFVFMALLGEVYFYPFYTGYVGGYLLYDMTHYAIHHFRMKNKFWLAIKNHHMKHHFQTDKAGFAISLPVFDKFFGSDFNQLEKKDNLQSGNT